In the genome of Helicovermis profundi, the window GGTAAAATTAGCTGAAAAGTATAGTGTAAATAAGTTTGTTTTTAGTTCATCAGCTACAGTTTACGGTGATAATGAAGTTCCCTTTGTTGAAACAATGAAACTTCTTGAAACAACAAATCCTTACGGGGAAACAAAAGCTATGAGCGAAAGAATTTTAAAAGATATTGCAAAAGAAGATTTAAATTTTTCTGCTATACTTCTTAGATATTTTAATCCTGTTGGAGCTCATAAAAGTGGTTTGATAGGGGAATTACCTAGTGGTATTCCTAACAACCTTATGCCTTATATAAGTCAAGTTGCATCAGGAAAATTAGAAAAACTTAGAGTATTTGGTAATGACTATGATACTATAGATGGAACTGGAGTACGAGACTATATACACGTTGTAGATCTTGCAAAAGGGCATGTAGCAGCAATTGAAAAATCTAAAAGTGGTACAAGTATTTACAATTTAGGTAGTGGAAGAGGAACTTCTGTTTTAGAGCTTATAAAAGCCTTTGAAAATGCAAACAACTTAAAAATTCCCTATGAAATTGTCGAAAGAAGAAGTGGGGACATTGCTAAGTGCTATGCTGATGCAAGTAAAGCAAAAAAAGAACTTGATTGGGAAACTGAGTTAGGAATTTATGATATGTGTAAAGATACATGGAAATTTGAGAAAAATAATAAATAAAAAAATACCTCTTTTAAAGAGGTATTTTTTTATAAGTAAATCTTAGTTACAGCTTGAACAAGATCCGCAGTCAGATTCTTCTTGATTAGATGGTCCAACGAAATATCCGTTGTTCATATACTCAACTCTCATCTCACCAAATTGCTCATATAAATCTTTTTCCATTACAAAGCTAATTCCATGTTCAGTGTTAATAGCATCGTTATCTTTTTGCTCATCCAGAGCAAGACCAAATGATGGTCCACTTCAGCCCATGCCTGCCATAAATAATCTTATGTTTTGTGGTTTACCTTCTTGCGCTTCTATAACACCTTTAATAGCGTCGATAGTTGCACTAGTAGTTAAAATTTTCATAAAACCCTCCAGTGTAATTTAGATAGGTGTAAGACGTAAATCTTACACATTGTTTTAATATTATATGTTAATTATATAATGTTTAAATAGCAAAGTAAAGCAAAAATGTAATTGTTTCAAAATAATAATAATATTCATTATCATTTACATCTGTACTTCTACTTGTAAAAGATGATAGGTACATTACTATATCAAACTTTTCTAATGTAATACATCTACTTTACCTACAAAACACATTTTATATCAACCATAATTTTTTTGCAATACTTTTTTGAAATTATTTATTGGTTTACATAATTTTTATTTTGTATATGT includes:
- the galE gene encoding UDP-glucose 4-epimerase GalE, with protein sequence MNILVTGGTGYIGSHTVVELLNKGHSVVIVDNLSNSKIETLDKIKEITEKKVKFYKIDVTEEEKLEEVFTDNKFEGIIHFAGFKAVGESVKKPLMYYYNNLVSTMILVKLAEKYSVNKFVFSSSATVYGDNEVPFVETMKLLETTNPYGETKAMSERILKDIAKEDLNFSAILLRYFNPVGAHKSGLIGELPSGIPNNLMPYISQVASGKLEKLRVFGNDYDTIDGTGVRDYIHVVDLAKGHVAAIEKSKSGTSIYNLGSGRGTSVLELIKAFENANNLKIPYEIVERRSGDIAKCYADASKAKKELDWETELGIYDMCKDTWKFEKNNK